A genomic region of Cannabis sativa cultivar Pink pepper isolate KNU-18-1 chromosome 1, ASM2916894v1, whole genome shotgun sequence contains the following coding sequences:
- the LOC115706965 gene encoding U-box domain-containing protein 34, translating into MKSVAVAVDGGNGSQRAVSWAVENLMPQSASFVLIHVMPKITSIPTPSGDWIPVSELDANMVAMYVEEIKSKAEDVFIPFKKLCRTKQMETLILEGKDPASTLLKYVADAGIECLVLGSSSSNFLTRKLKGPGVPTSLLSCTTNPCEIHVVSKKKIITKAANSSSSYETSTAHWVYTSRDNREGFSGSDEQLSRRRFFSAESSLNESLGASINLDLNYLNSEAFQQNGSSANSSFQDLNLQILENSLETLTLNGCNYADSLDTDKLDSQTEVARVRQELQNTIAMYKKTCEELVHAQKKVQLVSSACLKETNRVNAALEREETLKKIAAEEKANHLEAVKEVERERVLLAKEAYERQIAEVKAFEESLEKRKLVDELFSNDKRYRRYTMNEIEIATDFFSEANVIGEGGYGKVYKCSLDHIPVAIKVLQNGKDDKKHEFLKEVEVLSQLHHPNIVLLLGACPENGCLVYQYMENGSLDDYIYQRNGKSQLPWFIRFRIAFEIACGLAFLHNAKPEPIVHRDLKPGNILLDRNYVSKIGDVGLAKIISDVVPDSITEYRDSVIAGTLFYLDPEYQRTGTIRPKSDLYAFGIIVLQLLTFRHPKGLVTSIENAIRHGSFFDILDKSVTNWPIETEELAHIALKCSNVRCRDRPDLETEVLPLLKRLADLANTNVEEKKNMQALSHYYCPILQEIMEDPYIAADGFTYEYRAIKSWLEKHDVSPSTKQKLQHSMLIPDHTLRSAINDWRSYAFAGIQTKGGDS; encoded by the exons ATGAAGTCAGTGGCAGTGGCCGTTGACGGTGGCAACGGCAGCCAACGCGCAGTCAGCTGGGCGGTGGAGAATCTCATGCCCCAATCTGCAAGCTTCGTCTTGATCCATGTCATGCCCAAAATCACCTCTATTCCCACTCCAT CTGGGGATTGGATTCCCGTGTCTGAACTGGACGCAAATATGGTTGCTATGTATGTTGAGGAGATAAAATCTAAGGCGGAAGATGTTTTCATTCCATTTAAGAAGCTGTGCAGAACGAAACAG ATGGAAACTTTGATTTTAGAGGGGAAAGATCCAGCATCCACGCTTCTAAAATATGTTGCTGATGCAGGGATTGAATGCTTAGTTCtgggttcttcttcttcaaattttctaACTAG GAAACTGAAGGGACCAGGGGTTCCAACAAGCCTTTTAAGTTGTACTACCAACCCATGTGAAATTCATGTTGTATCGAAgaagaaaataattacaaaggCAGCTAATTCATCATCTTCATATG AGACTAGCACCGCACACTGGGTTTATACTTCAAGAGACAACAGAGAAGGATTCAGTGGTTCAGATGAACAATTATCCAGGCGTCGATTCTTCTCAGCAGAGTCTTCATTAAATGAAAGTCTTGGAGCATCAATAAATCTGGATCTTAACTACCTAAACTCTGAAGCATTTCAACAAAATGGTTCTTCTGCCAATTCTAGTTTTCAAGACTTAAATCTCCAAATCTTGGAAAATAGCCTTGAAACTCTTACATTAAATGGATGCAATTATGCAGATTCTTTGGATACTGACAAG TTAGACTCACAGACTGAGGTTGCCCGTGTGCGTCAAGAATTGCAAAATACTATTGCAATGTATAAAAAAACTTGTGAAGAATTGGTCCATGCCCAAAAGAAG GTTCAGTTAGTTTCCTCTGCATGCCTGAAAGAAACAAACAGAGTGAATGCTGCTCTTGAAAGAGAAGAAACTTTGAAGAAAATTGCAGCCGAAGAAAAAGCAAATCACTTGGAAGCTGTAAAGGAGGTTGAGAGGGAAAGAGTTTTGCTTGCAAAAGAAGCTTATGAAAGACAGATTGCTGAAGTTAAGGCCTTTGAAGAGTCTTTAGAGAAAAGAAAGCTTGTTGATGAACTCTTTTCTAATGATAAGAGGTACAGGAGATACACTATGAATGAAATAGAAATAGCCACAGATTTCTTTTCAGAGGCTAATGTGATTGGAGAAGGAGGCTATGGAAAAGTCTACAAGTGCAGTCTTGATCACATCCCAGTAGCTATTAAGGTTCTTCAAAATGGTAAAGATGACAAGaaacatgaatttttgaaagag GTTGAAGTTCTAAGTCAGCTACACCATCCGAACATTGTTTTATTGCTTGGAGCCTGTCCCGAGAATGGTTGCCTAGTTTACCAATATATGGAAAATGGAAGCCTAGATGACTATATCTACCAACGTAATGGAAAATCACAACTTCCATGGTTCATAAGGTTTCGAATAGCTTTTGAAATAGCTTGTGGTCTTGCATTCTTACACAATGCAAAGCCAGAGCCTATAGTTCATCGAGACCTAAAACCGGGAAATATCTTGTTAGATAGAAACTATGTAAGCAAAATTGGGGATGTTGGTCTAGCCAAAATCATTTCGGATGTTGTGCCTGACAGCATCACCGAGTACAGAGACTCAGTTATTGCTGGTACACTCTTCTACTTGGACCCGGAGTATCAAAGAACTGGCACAATCAGACCAAAATCAGATTTATATGCTTTTGGCATCATAGTCCTCCAATTGTTGACATTTCGTCATCCAAAGGGACTTGTTACAAGTATCGAGAATGCTATTCGACATGGTTCCTTCTTTGATATTCTAGATAAGTCAGTTACAAATTGGCCAATAGAAACAGAGGAATTAGCTCATATTGCTCTGAAGTGTTCAAATGTTAGATGCAGAGACAGACCTGATCTTGAGACTGAAGTTTTGCCTCTTCTCAAAAGATTGGCTGATCTTGCAAATACTAAtgtagaagagaagaagaacatGCAGGCACTAAGCCACTATTATTGTCCAATCCTTCAG GAAATCATGGAGGATCCCTATATTGCTGCTGATGGCTTTACTTATGAGTACAGAGCAATTAAGTCTTGGCTTGAGAAACACGATGTGTCACCAAGTACAAAGCAAAAATTACAGCATTCTATGTTGATACCAGACCATACACTCCGATCAGCCATAAATGATTGGAGGTCATACGCCTTTGCGGGTATCCAAACTAAAGGAGGTGACAGTTGA